GTGCCGTCGAGCGTCCGAGAGGCGCTCCGCCCACGGCTCAAGGCCGATCCCCAAACCGCCCGGCGTCTGGAAGCGATCGTCAGGCAGCACGGGCGGCTGCTGCCCAGGCACTACTGGGATCTCGCCTTTCTCGCCAATTGGACAGGCGGGACCATGGGCCTCTACCTGCAGGAGTTCCCCGAGTATTTCGGCGATGTGCCGGTCCGCGACGTGGGCCTGCTCGCCAGCGAGGGGCGAGTCTCGATCCCGGTGGACGACGGAACGCCGGCCGGCATCCTCGAGGTGACCAGCAACTTCTTCGAGTTCGTACCCCGCGACCGGATGGAGGAGACCTCCCTGCGCGCGTTCCGCAGCCACGAAGTCGAGGTCGGCCAGGAGTATTTCGTCCTGCTGACCACGTCGTCCGGGCTGTACCGCTACGACCTCGGCGATCTAGTCCGCGTGGTCGGTTTTGCCGGACAGGCTCCGATCATCGAGTTCCTCAACAAGGGCGCCCATATCTCGTCGATGGCTGGTGAGAAGCTGACCGAACACCAGGTCATCCTGGCGATGGAGAAGGCGACGACCGCACTGGGGCTGCCGATCGCGAGCTTCGTTCTTGCTCCGCAGTGGGCCGACCCGCCGTACTACCTTCTCCATGTGGAGCCTCACTCGCACCCAACGGCCGTGGCGGGGGAAGCGCAGCCCACTGGCCACACCGCTGGGGCCGCCCCGGCCGACTGGCTGGACCGGCTGGCGAACGTGCTCGACGCCCAGCTCCACGCGGTCAACGTGGAGTACGCCGGCAAGCGGCAGAGCGCCCGCCTGGCTCCGGTTCGAAGCCACCTCCTGCGGCCGGGCGTGTTGGCTGAGCTGGACCGCTGCGAGGCCGACCGGTACCGCAAAGGCAACGAGCAGTACAAGCACCGCTATCTCTATGTTCGACCGGGTGAAGATGCCGCGTTCTCGGGATGAGAAGGCCGCCGTCCGGGACGGGGCGAAAGAGCCTGCCATTCGATTTGACAGCTCTCCAGACTTGGTGTAGGTTTGCGTGTCTCGACTGCGGGGTGGAGCAGTTGGTAGCTCGCGAGGCTCATAACCTCGAGGTCACTGGTTCGAGTCCAGTCCCCGCTAATGGGCGTAAGCCCAGCCGAATGCGCGACTTACGCGTACCTGCCTGAGTCGGGCAGTGCGACCCTGAGAGCCCCACAAACCGGTAGTCTACCGGATTGGGCTCATGGAGGCTGCACATGCCCGCCAATAACCCAAGCTATCGCCACCACAAACCGTCCGGTCAAGCCATCGTTACCATCGATGGAAAGGACTTCTATCTCCGGCCATATGACACGCCCGAAAGCCAGTCGAAATATGATCGCCTGATCGCCATGTGGCTTGCGGGGGGACGGTGCTTGCCTGAAGGGAAGGACGGTATGCCCCATCTTACGGTCGACCAGTTGATCGCCGCTTACTGGAAGGTCACGCAGGCGCGTGACACAGCCCGCCAAATCATCGAGGAGTTCGAGGAGGTGCTGAGCTACCACCGCATCACGGTGCCCTCGGATGATGCGCAGCGGGCGACGACTCAAGTGCCCCTCTGCATGCCTGAGTGGGACAAACTGCGGGATGGGATTGTCCGGCTGCTGCGGCGGGAAACGACGGTTGGGAAGAGGTGATCGGTATGATCATCGACTTCGTCATCATCGGCGACAACGGCAGATACTGGAGCCCGGGGAGCAGGGCATGGCAGGTGAAGCCGGCGGGCACTGCCCAGGATTGAGCAGTACCCTTGGCACGGAGGTTGAGAACGTGGTTCAGGTGATACAGGTGGTCTCCCGGCGAGAACTCGAGAGGAGGATTCGCCAGGCTGTCCGGGAGCAACGGGCATCGGAGCGGAGGTTCCGAAAAGCGTGGCGTAAGATGGCCGGCGAGAGCACGTGGCGGGATCGGTTGGTGGAGTGGATGTGAAGACGGGGCTGATGGCCTGGTCGACATCACTGTCGCAGCCTGCATCCAGTCCTTCCAGGTGAGGCCTGGCCGCGATGGCTAACGAGGTTGCGGTGGCCAATTCACTTCACGCAGTTCGGATCGGCCGGCTTGTTCGCCCCGCTCCAACACCGCTGAAAGACACCGAAGTCGGACTGGTCGACGTCGTTGTCGTGATCGAAGTCGGCGGCGACGACGCCTTGGCCGTCCGGCAGAAGCGCACAACCAGATCTATATGGCATGGCCGGGCCGCTGGCACACGCCTCGAGCATAACGAGGTCCGTTCGGTCCACACGGCAGTCGTGGTTCAAGTCAGCATAGTTGACCCCGCGCCAGGTCGTCCAATCGATGCAAAACGAGAGAAAAGGCCATTCCGGGTAAGGCACAATGATAAACTCGCCTGCCATCAACTCGCTTTCATAGACGGCCAGACTGCGCACCGGCATGTTCCAACTGTCGAGTGCCCGCCACTGTCTACCGTTCCAGCGGGCAAATCCCCGTGCCTCCGCACCTCCAGCTGCGCTGAACCCCCCGCTGGCGATCAGCTCACAGTTGTACACCGTCAGGGCATAGACCGGGCCGTTCAGCCCGTTTCCCAGGGGCCTCCACGTCGAGCCGTCCCAGCTCGCGATGTTGCATGCCTCCTCGCTGCCGGCGAAGGCAAAGGCTCCCCCCGCGATCAACTCGCCGTTGTAGACGGTGAGAGCACTTATCTGACACAATTGGCAATGCTCACTGCTCAGACCGCTTCCCAAGGGTACCCAGTTCGCGCCATCCCATCGCGCAACACCGGGAGCCTTGGAGGGCTCAGGAGAATTGAGATTGATGAACTGATTTCCCCCTGCGATCAACTCACCCTTGTAGACTGTCAGGGTGGTAACCCCCCATACAGTACCCCCTAGTATGCTCCCTAATCGCTCCCACGTCGGACCGCTCCAACGGGCGACGCAGTACGGCTCTGCGCCACCGGTGGGCCCGAAAAAAAAGCCCCCGGCGATCAGCTCCCCGTTGTATACCGTCAAGGCATCCACCGAGCCGCGCACCTCGCCGCTGAGCGGTTTCCAGGTTGAGCCATCCCAATAAGCATCCCCCGAGATCAGCTGGCCATCATAGACACCAAGGGCGCCCGTGTGCGACTCGCCACCATCCATCGCTCTCCAATTCCCCCAGCCACCATAAGCCCACAAAGCAGCAAAAGGACGATCAAAAAAACCATCTTGAAAGGCAAACCTCAGCACTAGGAGTGGCGGCTGGGGCCCGGGGCCGTCCGGGTCCCAAACTGTGCTTGCATCAACCACACCCGAGCCGTTTTCGCGATAGACTTGTAGGGGCAGACACTCGCCGCCACCGTAGCGCGTCTCCCAGTCTCCACACTGTCCATGGGACGACGCTTCCATTCCCAGCATAAGGATAACCAGCAAACCCTCCGTCCATTGCACCATGGGTGACCTCCTCAGCTCTCAACGCCGCCAGTATCCACAGACCCGAAGTCAACATGCACATCTCCCGGCTAACTCACCAACTCGGCCGGCGTGCCTTCTTTCACTCCAAGCAATGGGAATCAGCGAGTTGGCCGTGGCCGTCTGCATACGCCGGGTTTCGAAAGCTCCCGCCAGCAACGGCGCAGTTGGGCCTGTTCCTCGGCCAGCAACTGAGTCTCGCGGGCGGTCTCTGTCCGCATGTCCATGTCTCGTAACACCCTTCTGGCCCTCGCTGTGAGTTCCGGTCTGATGCCGAATGTGAGAAGCTCAGCAATGTGACCCACTCTCACAGCCACGGGCATCCTGAGCGCCACGCCTTCGAACCGACTACCAGCACCGGCCCGAGCGATGCTGTTTTCGACCGCCATTCACACAGGCAGGTCTGTTTCGGCCGCTACGGTGCAGCGCAGTCCGGGTCGGCTGGCTTGTCTGAGCCGCTGTAGCACCGCTGGAAGATACCGAAGTCGGATTGGTCGACGTCGCCGTCTCCGTCGAGGTCGGCGTCCTGGCAGGTTGTCGCCTGGAGCAGGGGAACCTGCGGCCCACTGACGCAGTCCGCCAGATGCCTGTAATCGTCCATGTCTACGTCCTTGTCCCCATTGAAGTCGGCCGGGCAACCTCGCGGGCAAACCAGCTCCGCCTTGAAGGCCGGGCATTGCTTGATCTGCACGGTCTGTCGGCCGCTCAGACCCGTGAAGGCGATTTTGGCTTCGCCCTTGCAGTCCATGGTCGCCAACTTCTGCTCGCCGTTCCTGTCGATGGTCAACGTCGTATCCTTCGGCAGGTTGGACCGGACTGTGGCCACCAGCTTAGGATTGGCTGGATCGGACTCCTCGTCACACTGGACGTCGAACGAGGTGATCTCCCAGCAGGCCGCCTCAGATTGATCCTGAACGACGACGGACTTGTCGGGACACTCTGCAATGGAGACGGTCTGCGTCAGTTCCCGGCGGTCGAGCATCACAGAACCGGAACCTTGACTGTCCAGGGTCATGTACTCCTGCTGGCCGTTACTGAGAATGCTCAGTATCGTGCCCGATGGTAACGTCGAGGTAACCGTCGCCGTGATCTGGCTGCCGGTGATCGTCGCCGACAGGTTGATCTGGTCGCACTTCACCGCCTGGCAGCCGGTGTGATCCACCACAAAGCACGCGGGCGTACCCGGGCAGTCATCCTGGCTGTCCGGAACACCGTCGTCATCCGAATCCGGGCTGGCCGTGGCTGAGGCAGGCATGAACAAGGCCGAGACCGGCAAGGCCAGATCGCACTGCGGACAGCCGGCGATCTTCTGGGCAGTGATCCGGGTCACCGTGGCCGGTGGCAGTACCCATGGCGTGGCCGGCGACACCTCTGCCAAGGACGGAGTGGTGAAGATACGATCCACCGAGGTGGGCAACCATTCTTCCTTCTCGAAGGTCGGGGCGCTGTAGCCCATCACGTACAGCTCGCCCCCAGGACCTTCGTCGATCGACGTGATCGCCGAGGCGAATCCGTTGCAGGTTGTCCCGCTACGAGCTTCCGGCATCGGCTGCTGAATCTCGAGCACGCCTGTCAGCTGGAGCCAGGCAGCTTGCTCATTGAGCGCTGGACAAGGGTAGTTGGCATCACCCAACGCGAAGCGATACAGGCGTGTGAGCGGGTCTTGAGGGTTCTTGATCAGGTTCCGGGAATCCATCAAGGAAGTCAGATACAAGGTGCCGGGGTTAGTGGCCGACAGAATAAGCGATGCAGGGCTGCGGGGAGCCTGGTAGTCATCGGGCAGGCCGCAACCGGCGGTAAGATTGGCCCGGCCGAGTTCCGCCCCGGTATTGGCGAACAGGAGCAGCCAGTCGTTCTGGTTGTACTCGGTGGCGGTGAGAAGATAGACTTTGCCCGCGGCATCCACCTCGATCTCACGCATACCGCTGAAGTCGCAGCTGGGCCGACAGGTCGCGCCTGGCGACGGCGTGCAGTTCAGACATGGGTTAGCGGCTTGAGTGGCAGGATCACCTGGGTCGAGGCCGTAGAGCGTCTCCACAGCGAAGCTGCCGCCTGCACCGAGCACCAGCTTGGCTGCGGCCCGGTAGGTGTGCTCGGGAAAGTAAGTGTGGTCAGAGACGGTTCCGGTCGCTGGCACGTTTACCTGGACCGGCACCACGTAGACATACGCCGGACCGGCGTCGCTGCGCTCGAACGCAGCGTCGGACAAGGGAACACCCTGACCGGCGTTGGGATCGATACCCACGCTGACAGTCACGCCAGGACGAGGAGTGTACGCAGCGGCAAGATTTGGACTAACGACCGCCTGGCCGGTGTCGGCATCCAGCAGGCCGTGGATACTGTGGACCACGTACACCTTGCCGTTGCCGTCGCGGACCAGTCGGCTGGCTCCGTGGGTACAATCAGTCGCGCCCGGTGGGCAAACCACTAACTGACCGGCAGTCTTGCAGGTACCGCGCTGGCTGAGGCCGTACAAGCGGTCATCCTGCCGTACCGGGTCGTCGGGCTTGCCCAGGACGATCAGTGAGTCCGTCGGCAGTTGCGTCAGCTTTCGCGATACCGCGGCCACACGAACCTTGTCCGCCGGTCCCGCGGAAGGACTTACGCACGAGACCGATCCGCAGGACGAACCGTCTCCCTTGTACGCGCCTCCTGCGGTCAGGCAATCGCCTTCAGTCCCTTCTGCACATGTGCCATCTTTGCAGCAGGCGCCAGTCTTCCGATTCGAGCAGAAGTTGAAACTTGAGTTGGCTATCATCTCCCAAGCAGCCACATCGCCCAGGCTCAGGTAGCCGTCGTCGCTGAGGTCCAGGCAGAACTTGCCGAACGGCACCGCTTGACCTGTCTCCGCCAAAAGAACCAGCAAGTCGAAGATCGTCGCCGTCGAATCCTTATCGAAGGTCGAACACACCGTCTGGCAGTAGACCCGCGGATCAAAATCGTCGATCCAGACCGTCGCCGACAGCGGCTCGTTCGCGCCATCCTGCCCGCCCACCAGCTCCAATTCGACGAATGTGCCCTTGATGAAATCGAGGTCGTAAGCCTGGCCATCGAGATCCACGCCTCGTCGCGGGAAGCGACCGGTGAAGAACGCGAGAGCAGTACTTCCTACGCCGCCCGGTTGACCTGCCGGCGGCGGGTATAGCTCGGCGATCTTGACGTTCTCCTTGCTTACCTCCGAGTTGCTGCTGAGATACACGTTGATCTTCGTTCCCGGTGACACCTCACAGAACAGGTACTTGAAGAAGACTACGAGCGTCGGCTCGCTCATCTTGGCAAAGGAGGCCTTGGCGGCCACCGAGCGCGTCGGTATCTTCAGCGGCAGTCCGGTGGTCATATCCACCTTTCTCGTGGTCATGGCCATGACCCCGCTACCCGTGAAGTTGCCAGCCTCCTCCTTGGGCATACGCCGGACTTCACCGCCCCTGCATTGGGTCGGATCGGGACCACCGCAACTGCCGGTGCACAGGCAATTGGGCTTCGGATCGGCAGCATCCACGTTCCGGAATCGCACCCGCGGAACGTTATAGAATTCCGTGTCGTCTTCCATCGTGACGATGCCCAGCGAAAAGCCCAGCAGAGGCCAATCCACGATGCGGGCGCCGTTGTTGAAGTAGCCGGGCTTCTGCGGGTCCGGTCGCAACGGCTGGCCGCCAGGGTCTGTCAGATTGCGGTAGTAGAGCTTCTGCAAGCCGGTGTTCAAGGTCGCCCCATCTGCCACTACAAGATCCTTGACATACAGAACTTCGGAAGGATCAGGGTTATCCTGGTCCAAATACCTGTCCTGGAAGTTGAAGCGGTTGGTCAGGTTCAGCTTGGCACCGCTGGTGCACTTAGGCTCCCGGACCAGTTCCAGTCGCTCCAGCGTCCAAGACTGCGGGCTGAACTCCGGAACGCCGTCTATCTGGTACGGACCGGAGCCTGCCGAAGGATTGGTCACGTCCTTACCGCGGCATTCGAACAGCCCTCCGCGCTCCAGGCCCTGGCCCTCAGTGACGGTGACACACAGCCAGTTGCAGCCGATCTGATTCTGATCAAACAACCGTGGGTCAAAATCCAGATAGCGGTCGCCGTAAGCGTGGATCACGTTGCCGCTCACCTGCACGGATCCTTCAACAAAGAACTGGCCGACGGGCGTGCCTGCTTCCGCCACGATTACACTGTTGTAGATCTCCGCGCTATCGTTGAAACTCCCTCGAGTAATGGTAATCCGGGTGTTCTGAATCTTGGCTGAGTCCTTGGCGATGAGAGACCCATGACTCGTTAGAGAACCACGGCACAAATCCACACCAGCGGTCCCCGCCGCGTCGCAGACGTGCTCCGGCGGAGTGCAGCCGCCGGTGGATTGGCACCCAGGGGCGAGCAGGTCAATAGTCGCCTGATCCTGTACGTACAGCGCCGCGGCCTCCTCCACTGTGAGCCGTCCGTTGCCGATTATCTCGGAGGAATTCCCCAGGAGTAGCGAACTGTCTACGGTGACCGAGTTGTCCGATCCCAAATAAATAACACTATTCGCGACTATCGCGCCGCTGATTTTATCTACCGTGCTATTGTGCATCGCCAGCGAGGTTGAGTCCAAGTAGAGACCGCCACCCTCCCTTGCTAAGTTCTGGCTGAAAGCACAGTTGGTCAGTATCGTTGGACCAGGCCCATTGTACATTCCTCCACCAACCGACTGAGCGACGACATCGGCTCCAGCTACGTTGTCTGCAAAGGTGCAGTACTCTAGTGTTGCGCTGCCAGCATTGTATAACCCTCCACCAGCAGAGAAAGCCGAGTTCTCGATCGTCCAGTTTCCATTAAAGGTGCAGGCGGTTAACATCGCACTTCCCTGGCTGTACATTCCGCCGCCGTAGGACGTCATATGAGTGGCTGTATTCCTGGAAAACGTGCAGCGTCTCAGTACCGGGCTACCGCGACTATATAGCCCGCCGCCCTGCCCCCCCGAGTTACTCTCGAAAACACAGTCGGTCAACGTAGGGCTACCTGCCTCGCTGGACATTCCTCCGCCCGCAGCCTCGCCATCTGCAACATTGCTAAAGAAGGCGCAGTCGGTCAACGCTGGGTTGCCAGATGCGTTGTACATTCCACCGCCCTCCCCGTCACGTGCATGGTTGCCAGTAAACGTGCAGGCGACTAGCGTCGGACTTCCGGAGCCGTTGTGAAAGCCCCCCCCGTAAACACCATAAAGACCTTGGCCATTCCGATCAAAAGTGCAGTTGCGCAACACTGGTTTCCCAGAATCATTGTACATCCCACCACCCCGCCACGATGTGTTTTCGTTGCATAGGC
Above is a window of Phycisphaerae bacterium DNA encoding:
- a CDS encoding GH3 auxin-responsive promoter family protein; translation: MRRRPSFFDRIAALVAGNHARRVYEGLQAATRRATAVQEQVLLAKIRRNADSDFGRKYHFDRIRSAADFTREVPILRYEDFHPYIERVKAGEWSALFGGRQRVHMFAMSSGTTEQPKYIPVTDAFLNEYRQGWNAFGIKALLDHPVAMLRGIVQVSSRMDEARTQTGIPCGAITGLMAATQKWLVRKYYITPRCLAEIDDAAAKHYTIMRLAVPADAAFVITASPATQLKLARTADHCREQIIRDVHDGTLRADLPVPSSVREALRPRLKADPQTARRLEAIVRQHGRLLPRHYWDLAFLANWTGGTMGLYLQEFPEYFGDVPVRDVGLLASEGRVSIPVDDGTPAGILEVTSNFFEFVPRDRMEETSLRAFRSHEVEVGQEYFVLLTTSSGLYRYDLGDLVRVVGFAGQAPIIEFLNKGAHISSMAGEKLTEHQVILAMEKATTALGLPIASFVLAPQWADPPYYLLHVEPHSHPTAVAGEAQPTGHTAGAAPADWLDRLANVLDAQLHAVNVEYAGKRQSARLAPVRSHLLRPGVLAELDRCEADRYRKGNEQYKHRYLYVRPGEDAAFSG
- a CDS encoding right-handed parallel beta-helix repeat-containing protein, with protein sequence MGRLKEERILLIPAFLAMLLMSYDVVLAQCTWSATVDGDWLQPQTVQNGPAYTQGWVGDTGFQSAEVIPPGCPDLNPKIKLFGADGEWDAPPDYPQFSCGQAYGRITGIWTPTQYPAGSWVALQLSVSITGSPIGNAEDYYFRIKRNGVLLTEVGPQTQLAEVTVESGEPLEFEAYAMEDDFTAQSWTTSYDRTFHFACFEESSCTPEQPSVMNLRTGSIYCTIQSAIDAANAGDEIVLSPGTYTGEGNRDIDFKGKAITVRSTRPENPTVVAGTVIDCQGTTQGWRRGFILQSIPEPGAAIEGVTITHGCAPDGAGLYCGSSTVMIRKCMVVGNFAAEGGGLFCEFGSVVLDGCTFSENQAIRGGGVYVLSCSLSATGCVFAGNLPDFNGGGGGLHIQSSSPTLVACTFIANGVDGATGGGVYNDSGNPELMQCMFISNNVGPGQGGGMYNGSGNPVLTDCLCNENTSWRGGGMYNDSGKPVLRNCTFDRNGQGLYGVYGGGFHNGSGSPTLVACTFTGNHARDGEGGGMYNASGNPALTDCAFFSNVADGEAAGGGMSSEAGSPTLTDCVFESNSGGQGGGLYSRGSPVLRRCTFSRNTATHMTSYGGGMYSQGSAMLTACTFNGNWTIENSAFSAGGGLYNAGSATLEYCTFADNVAGADVVAQSVGGGMYNGPGPTILTNCAFSQNLAREGGGLYLDSTSLAMHNSTVDKISGAIVANSVIYLGSDNSVTVDSSLLLGNSSEIIGNGRLTVEEAAALYVQDQATIDLLAPGCQSTGGCTPPEHVCDAAGTAGVDLCRGSLTSHGSLIAKDSAKIQNTRITITRGSFNDSAEIYNSVIVAEAGTPVGQFFVEGSVQVSGNVIHAYGDRYLDFDPRLFDQNQIGCNWLCVTVTEGQGLERGGLFECRGKDVTNPSAGSGPYQIDGVPEFSPQSWTLERLELVREPKCTSGAKLNLTNRFNFQDRYLDQDNPDPSEVLYVKDLVVADGATLNTGLQKLYYRNLTDPGGQPLRPDPQKPGYFNNGARIVDWPLLGFSLGIVTMEDDTEFYNVPRVRFRNVDAADPKPNCLCTGSCGGPDPTQCRGGEVRRMPKEEAGNFTGSGVMAMTTRKVDMTTGLPLKIPTRSVAAKASFAKMSEPTLVVFFKYLFCEVSPGTKINVYLSSNSEVSKENVKIAELYPPPAGQPGGVGSTALAFFTGRFPRRGVDLDGQAYDLDFIKGTFVELELVGGQDGANEPLSATVWIDDFDPRVYCQTVCSTFDKDSTATIFDLLVLLAETGQAVPFGKFCLDLSDDGYLSLGDVAAWEMIANSSFNFCSNRKTGACCKDGTCAEGTEGDCLTAGGAYKGDGSSCGSVSCVSPSAGPADKVRVAAVSRKLTQLPTDSLIVLGKPDDPVRQDDRLYGLSQRGTCKTAGQLVVCPPGATDCTHGASRLVRDGNGKVYVVHSIHGLLDADTGQAVVSPNLAAAYTPRPGVTVSVGIDPNAGQGVPLSDAAFERSDAGPAYVYVVPVQVNVPATGTVSDHTYFPEHTYRAAAKLVLGAGGSFAVETLYGLDPGDPATQAANPCLNCTPSPGATCRPSCDFSGMREIEVDAAGKVYLLTATEYNQNDWLLLFANTGAELGRANLTAGCGLPDDYQAPRSPASLILSATNPGTLYLTSLMDSRNLIKNPQDPLTRLYRFALGDANYPCPALNEQAAWLQLTGVLEIQQPMPEARSGTTCNGFASAITSIDEGPGGELYVMGYSAPTFEKEEWLPTSVDRIFTTPSLAEVSPATPWVLPPATVTRITAQKIAGCPQCDLALPVSALFMPASATASPDSDDDGVPDSQDDCPGTPACFVVDHTGCQAVKCDQINLSATITGSQITATVTSTLPSGTILSILSNGQQEYMTLDSQGSGSVMLDRRELTQTVSIAECPDKSVVVQDQSEAACWEITSFDVQCDEESDPANPKLVATVRSNLPKDTTLTIDRNGEQKLATMDCKGEAKIAFTGLSGRQTVQIKQCPAFKAELVCPRGCPADFNGDKDVDMDDYRHLADCVSGPQVPLLQATTCQDADLDGDGDVDQSDFGIFQRCYSGSDKPADPDCAAP